A window from Acidobacteriota bacterium encodes these proteins:
- a CDS encoding PEP-CTERM sorting domain-containing protein — MLIRKMLLNILLTAGLAIGASGFSHADTLFSDNFDSDNDGSSANFSALLKWTVSEGTIDYIKHGGWELSCDGNAGGCLDMDGSTGNAGRITTIDTFNLAAYEWYYLEGQVSGNQRGGSADSITFGLWDVGSDSSLATATWGSIAYNAPFSAYSFGFSPGSDYIVRLYIEGIGGDNVGPILDNVVFFDTTAPIPEPASLVLLGTGLGAIGLAAWRRKRA, encoded by the coding sequence ATGCTCATACGAAAAATGTTACTCAATATCTTACTTACCGCCGGCCTCGCCATCGGCGCCAGCGGATTCAGCCATGCGGATACGCTGTTCTCCGACAACTTTGATTCGGATAACGACGGCTCTTCGGCAAATTTTAGCGCGCTTCTCAAATGGACCGTTTCGGAGGGCACGATCGACTACATCAAACATGGCGGTTGGGAACTCTCCTGCGATGGCAATGCCGGCGGCTGTCTCGATATGGACGGATCAACCGGCAATGCCGGCCGCATCACGACGATTGACACGTTTAACCTGGCAGCCTATGAATGGTACTACCTGGAAGGACAGGTGTCCGGCAACCAGCGCGGGGGTTCGGCCGACTCGATCACATTCGGATTGTGGGATGTCGGAAGCGACAGTTCGCTGGCCACGGCAACTTGGGGCTCCATTGCCTACAACGCACCGTTTTCCGCATACTCATTCGGATTTTCGCCGGGAAGCGACTATATTGTCAGGCTGTATATTGAGGGAATCGGCGGAGACAACGTGGGACCCATTCTCGACAACGTTGTTTTCTTCGACACGACTGCCCCAATCCCGGAGCCCGCATCGCTTGTGCTTCTGGGCACAGGACTGGGCGCAATCGGATTGGCCGCCTGGCGCCGAAAAAGGGCCTAA